GCTTCCCTCCGCTCCCGTCCACCTTCTGGGAGCGCTCCATGCTCACCCGCCCCCGCGACCGCGAGGTCGTCTGCCACGCCTCGGCCTGGGATGTCGAAAACGGCCAAGATCTTCGTATTAAAATGTGCATCAAGATCAACGCCGAGGACTTCGTCACCATCCACCACGAGCTCGGCCACAATTTCTATCAGCGTGCCTATGAAAAACAGCCGTACTTCTTCCGCGGCTCGGCCAACGACGGCTTCCACGAGGCCTTGGGCGACACCATCGCCCTCTCGGTCACGCCCGAGTACCTTAAATCCGTCGGGCTCATCGACACCGTCCCCGGCCCGGAGGGGGACATCGACCTCCTCCTCACCAAGGCGCTCGAGAAGGTGGCCTTCATGCCGTTCGGCCTGCTCGTCGACAAGTGGCGCTGGGACGTCTTCACGGGCAAGACCAAGCCCGAGGACTACAACAAGGCGTGGTGGGCGCTCGTGCAGAAATATCAGGGGATGAAGCCGCCGTCTCCGCGCACCGAGAACGACTTCGACCCGGGCGCCAAGTACCACATCCCGGCCAACACCCCGTACGCGCGCTACTTCCTGGCCAATGTCTACCAGTTCCAGTTCTACCGGTCCCTGTGCAAGGCTCACGGCCACGCGGGGCCGCTGCACCGCTGCTCGTACTACGGCGACAAGGCCGCCGGCAAGAGCCTGGGCGACATGATGGCGATGGGCTCGAGCAAGCCGTGGCCCGACGCCCTCGAGGCGGTGACGGGCACGCGTGAGCTCGACGCGACGGCCATCCTCGAGTACTTCGCGCCGCTCAAGGCCTGGCTCGACGAGCAGAACAAGGGGCAGGCCGTGGGGTGGAAGACGGAGTGAACCCGACGGCTATCGCGTGATGCGGCGTTGAGGGTCGAGGCGCTCCCGCAGCCACATCTTGATGATCGCCTGACGGGAGACGTTGAGCTTGTGCGCCTCCTCGTCGAGCTTTTTGACCATCCACTCCGGGAAATCGACGTTGACGCGCTGGATCTTGGGCCGGACGACGATCATTTTCTCGAAATCGAGATAGGGGGTGATGTCTTTGCCCTCGTCGGCCAGCCGGTCGAACTCCTCGGCCGTGATCGTTTTAGGAGTCGTCTTTCTTTTGGTTTTGGTCTTCATACTCGGGGACGGATCTGGCCGGAAGGACGATGTGAAACTCCGCCCAGAGCGCCTGGGCGTCCTCGAAGTCGATCCCATGCCGCTCCCAATTGAGCCGGCTTTTCTTGGGGTCGAACTCGAATCGCACCGGCCTCTTAAAGTATAACAGTTATACCTCCAGGTCTCCAGGGGACCGTTCGTTCCTCATCCCTTCATGCGATCGACCCCCCGAAAAAGTTGCATCGCCTCGACGAGGGGTAGGGGGGTGGAAGGCGGAGTAACCGCGACGGTTATCGCGAGATCGATCTACTTCGCGGGCACGAACGCCAGGCGCGCGCCCAGGGCCTGCGCCGCGCGCAGATAGGCGCTCAGCAAATGATCCGAACCCGTCTTCTCCAAGCGAGACACATGCGTTTGTTTGAGCCCCATCTCGTCGGCCAGCTCCGCCTGCGTTAGCCCCTTCAATCGCCGCAGTAAAGCCAGCTGGACCGGCAGCGGCCGGCGCGAGAGCTCCGCGAAGTACTCCTCGGCGTACGCCGGGTCGTTCCCGATCGCGCGCCGTATGTCTCCCGTCAACCCCGCCTGGGCGGCCTTTTTCATCGCACCCCTCCCAAAACCAGCCTCATGCGCCGATACGCCTTCTCGAGCTCCCTGCGCGGCGCGGCCTCCGATTTCTTCTCATAGGCGGACAGCAGCCAGAGTTCGCCTCCTCGGACACAGAAGAAAATCCGGTACGCGGTCTTGTCGCAACGCCGCTTGAGCTCCAGCAGCGGTTCCCAGCCCTTCAATCCGCGCACCGTCACATTCAGGGTCTCCGGCCAGAATTCCTCGAGCGTCTGAAGATCGAGGTCGAGCCTGACGGCCGCTTTCAGCGTCCGCGCGTCCCGCCGCA
Above is a genomic segment from Elusimicrobiota bacterium containing:
- a CDS encoding CopG family transcriptional regulator, with the translated sequence MTAEEFDRLADEGKDITPYLDFEKMIVVRPKIQRVNVDFPEWMVKKLDEEAHKLNVSRQAIIKMWLRERLDPQRRITR
- a CDS encoding helix-turn-helix domain-containing protein is translated as MKKAAQAGLTGDIRRAIGNDPAYAEEYFAELSRRPLPVQLALLRRLKGLTQAELADEMGLKQTHVSRLEKTGSDHLLSAYLRAAQALGARLAFVPAK
- a CDS encoding type II toxin-antitoxin system RelE/ParE family toxin produces the protein MRICHYPQGETGEVRDYLQALRRDARTLKAAVRLDLDLQTLEEFWPETLNVTVRGLKGWEPLLELKRRCDKTAYRIFFCVRGGELWLLSAYEKKSEAAPRRELEKAYRRMRLVLGGVR